A window from Solanum stenotomum isolate F172 chromosome 5, ASM1918654v1, whole genome shotgun sequence encodes these proteins:
- the LOC125863845 gene encoding uncharacterized protein LOC125863845, which yields MTRGRGRGKSFGMSSPAIHVSMPTILMPTIVSPQQGGTTTVETSAQKTYEETFREKTTSQSDIDQWEAYYQTVGGEKKKRIYGLGYEAKTYYEQNLCASSSVAPSVFQSTSTSNMDVFVKEMIHALTNHFLLVIMERVQQVVSPIVNLSPVTPMLLPPTTINEDEVDPLVSSDEGIP from the exons ATGACTCGAGGTAGAGGTCGTGGGAAGTCCTTTGGTATGAGTAGTCCTGCTATTCATGTAAGCATGCCAACTATTCTGATGCCCACTATAGTTTCTCCTCAACAAGGTGGTACCACAACTGTTGAAACATCAGCTCAAA AAACATATGAAGAAACATTTAGGGAAAAAACAACCTCTCAATCTGATATTGATCAATGGGAAGCATACTACCAAACTGTCGggggagaaaagaagaaaagaatataCGGTCTTGGATATGAAGCAAAAACTTACTACGAGCAGAATCTTTGTGCCTCATCATCTGTAGCACCTTCAGTTTTTCAATCAACATCGACAAGCAATATGGATGTGTTTGTAAAGGAAATGATTCATGCCCTTACTAATCATTTTCTTCTGGTAATTATGGAGCGGGTACAACAAGTGGTTAGTCCCATTGTTAATCTATCACCTGTGACACCCATGCTGCTTCCTCCTACTACTATTAATGAGGATGAGGTTGATCCCTTAGTTTCAAGTGATGAGGGTATCCCTTAA